One window of the Rufibacter radiotolerans genome contains the following:
- a CDS encoding ABC transporter ATP-binding protein gives MIQITNLEKVYRSDEMHTTALNKVSLHVQEGEFVAVMGPSGCGKSTLLNLLGLLDDPDGGSFLFNGMEVANATEKQRAEARKRNIGFVFQSFNLIDELTVFENVELPLIYMGVNNPERRQRVEEVLEKVQIKHRQNHFPQQLSGGQQQRVAVARAVVNNPKLLLADEPTGNLDSSNGNEVMELLSELNTQGATIVMVTHSEHDARYSHRIVRMLDGQTVMAEQMA, from the coding sequence ATGATACAGATTACCAACCTGGAGAAAGTGTACCGCTCAGATGAAATGCATACCACCGCCCTTAACAAAGTGAGCCTGCACGTGCAGGAGGGCGAGTTTGTGGCGGTGATGGGGCCTTCGGGCTGCGGCAAGTCCACTTTACTGAACCTGCTGGGCCTGCTGGATGACCCAGACGGCGGCAGTTTCCTGTTTAACGGCATGGAGGTGGCCAACGCCACAGAGAAGCAGCGGGCCGAGGCGCGCAAGCGCAACATTGGGTTTGTGTTCCAGAGCTTCAACCTGATTGATGAACTGACTGTGTTTGAAAACGTGGAACTGCCCCTTATCTATATGGGCGTGAACAACCCGGAGCGCCGGCAACGGGTGGAGGAGGTGCTGGAAAAGGTGCAGATAAAGCACCGGCAGAACCATTTCCCGCAGCAGCTTTCAGGCGGGCAGCAGCAACGGGTGGCCGTGGCCCGCGCCGTGGTTAACAACCCCAAACTCCTGCTGGCAGATGAGCCTACCGGTAACCTTGACTCCAGCAACGGCAACGAGGTCATGGAACTGCTCAGCGAGTTGAACACGCAAGGCGCCACTATTGTCATGGTAACCCACTCTGAACATGACGCCCGCTACAGCCACCGTATTGTGCGCATGCTGGACGGCCAGACCGTCATGGCCGAACAGATGGCCTAA